Proteins from a single region of Bradyrhizobium diazoefficiens:
- a CDS encoding peptidylprolyl isomerase: MTTSFPVTTGQRFRHASALAGCFALVLSLAVAGPLRAADDPVLAKVNGAEIKKSDVAMAEEELGPSLAQMDPATKDENVLSFLIDMKIVSKAAEDKKVADGEEFKKRMAFARNRLLMDSLLANEGKAATTPDAMKKVYEEASKQITGEQEVRARHILVETEDEAKAVKAELDKGADFAELAKKKSKDPGSADGGDLGFFTKEQMVPEFSAVAFALEPGKISDPVKSQFGWHVIKVEEKRNRKAPDFEQVKPQIEQYVTRKAQADYVAKLRADAKVERMDQADASKDAKPADAKPADAKPSDNKMAPPAKK; the protein is encoded by the coding sequence ATGACCACCTCGTTCCCGGTAACCACCGGCCAGCGTTTCCGCCATGCGTCCGCCCTGGCTGGCTGCTTTGCCCTGGTGCTGTCCCTGGCGGTCGCCGGCCCGCTCCGGGCGGCCGACGATCCCGTTTTGGCCAAGGTCAATGGCGCCGAAATCAAGAAGAGCGACGTCGCCATGGCCGAGGAGGAGCTCGGACCGAGCCTTGCCCAGATGGATCCGGCGACCAAGGACGAGAACGTCCTCTCGTTCCTGATCGACATGAAGATCGTGTCCAAGGCTGCCGAGGACAAGAAGGTCGCCGACGGCGAGGAGTTCAAGAAGCGGATGGCGTTCGCCCGCAATCGCCTCTTGATGGACAGCCTGCTGGCCAACGAAGGTAAGGCGGCGACCACCCCTGACGCCATGAAGAAGGTCTATGAGGAGGCCTCCAAGCAGATCACCGGCGAGCAGGAAGTGCGCGCCCGCCATATCCTGGTCGAGACCGAGGACGAGGCCAAGGCGGTGAAGGCCGAGCTCGACAAGGGCGCCGATTTCGCCGAGCTCGCCAAGAAGAAGTCCAAGGATCCGGGCTCCGCCGACGGCGGCGACCTCGGCTTCTTCACCAAGGAGCAGATGGTGCCGGAATTCTCGGCCGTCGCGTTCGCGCTGGAGCCGGGCAAGATCTCCGACCCCGTGAAGTCACAGTTCGGCTGGCACGTCATCAAGGTCGAGGAAAAGCGCAACCGCAAGGCGCCGGACTTCGAGCAGGTCAAACCCCAGATCGAGCAGTACGTCACCCGCAAGGCCCAGGCCGACTATGTCGCCAAGCTGCGCGCGGATGCCAAGGTCGAGCGGATGGACCAGGCGGACGCGTCCAAGGACGCCAAGCCGGCCGATGCCAAGCCTGCCGATGCGAAGCCGTCCGACAACAAGATGGCGCCCCCAGCCAAGAAGTAA